From the Teredinibacter turnerae T7901 genome, one window contains:
- a CDS encoding tRNA/rRNA methyltransferase → MLSFILVNPARPANVGAAARAMKTMGFKQLILVGSDIHLDEEAHWVAHGAQDILTSATCYPDLASLKPDFDLLIGTTARERGSARRYLSPPELNSQLSQQSGRSGLVFGCEASGLSNDQLALCDLYSYIPLATPYPSLNLGQAVMVYSYALSQLKSRIGLEDEAPDARQIQHLKNRAAEFLAPHTDSKTEKLSEWLMESLARLSDRDLRMAHQLINLLASNGNEYGRNTDHKP, encoded by the coding sequence CGCTAACGTGGGCGCCGCCGCCCGGGCGATGAAAACCATGGGGTTTAAGCAGCTGATACTTGTGGGCAGCGACATTCATCTAGATGAGGAAGCCCATTGGGTCGCCCACGGCGCCCAGGACATTCTCACAAGCGCAACCTGCTACCCAGACCTCGCCAGCCTCAAGCCGGATTTTGATCTGTTAATTGGCACAACGGCGCGGGAAAGAGGTAGCGCAAGACGCTATTTGTCGCCGCCGGAGCTGAACAGCCAACTGAGTCAGCAAAGCGGCCGCAGCGGGCTGGTTTTCGGTTGCGAGGCCTCTGGCCTCAGTAACGATCAACTCGCGCTCTGCGACCTCTACAGTTACATCCCACTTGCGACGCCCTATCCTTCCCTTAATCTTGGCCAGGCAGTCATGGTGTATAGCTATGCTCTAAGTCAGCTTAAGTCGCGCATCGGCCTGGAAGACGAAGCGCCAGACGCCAGGCAAATACAACACCTGAAAAACCGCGCAGCCGAATTTCTTGCGCCGCACACGGATTCAAAAACAGAGAAACTATCCGAATGGCTGATGGAGAGCCTCGCCCGGCTTTCCGACCGGGATTTACGTATGGCGCATCAGCTCATCAATCTTCTAGCAAGCAACGGCAACGAATACGGTCGCAACACGGACCACAAGCCGTAA
- a CDS encoding right-handed parallel beta-helix repeat-containing protein yields the protein MPALAAMSVFAQPSGGPYGPVEKSYSVPKSGNVIYVAPNGTPDADGSSIDKPTTLEAAISRVVTGDAVILRGGVYRTGNLELNQGITLQPYADEKPVLKGTEVATVWKSAGEGVWQTSWEKLFPSKPMFWWRREREEARTPMHRFNNDLVFIDGRFLQSAGSVKELTADNYYIDYDKKRVYIGTDPKGHTVEITAHDTAVTRTTAKVHGKEADKKGPQILGITFTQYAWTALAIEGKRHFTHLDEPVDEPIGPADPATYGKEVVGTLLENVTISFCGRVAGYFRGDGLVIRNSLFSDTSTEAIYVIGSSDVLLERNIVTRNNIENITGYFASAVKIINQTHRVVVRDNLLLDHPNSNGVWYDVGNRDGVFINNYVEGANVAFMFEISQGVTVTGNVFNSNQLGMWILNSADSYVYNNTFVNSPARISRTERSAQGDHFDWHPATGPGVEERFGHVFEKNLMVADGFDTGALLRIEQWPKVCTKLPDSPMAAVDGNVYVRPHNEYSAAAAPLVNWIDRKAENCEVGYSDLAAFQQGAGYDKHGLQLDGSARSLFKASDLRNFDLREALPIDKSVSIPADVTKLLGWSKKSAQRTVGAYPAK from the coding sequence ATGCCGGCGTTAGCGGCAATGTCTGTTTTTGCGCAGCCTTCGGGCGGCCCCTATGGGCCTGTGGAAAAATCCTACAGCGTGCCGAAATCTGGCAATGTGATTTATGTTGCGCCCAACGGCACGCCTGATGCGGATGGTTCGTCCATCGACAAGCCGACGACGCTGGAGGCCGCTATCTCCCGTGTCGTTACTGGCGATGCGGTGATTCTGCGTGGTGGTGTCTATCGCACCGGTAATCTGGAGCTTAATCAGGGTATTACCCTGCAACCCTACGCGGATGAAAAGCCAGTGTTGAAGGGGACGGAAGTCGCCACTGTCTGGAAATCTGCGGGGGAAGGGGTTTGGCAAACATCCTGGGAGAAACTGTTCCCCTCCAAGCCAATGTTCTGGTGGCGTCGCGAGCGGGAAGAAGCGCGCACCCCTATGCACCGGTTCAATAACGATCTGGTGTTTATCGATGGCCGTTTTCTGCAATCTGCGGGTAGTGTAAAAGAACTCACCGCAGACAATTACTACATCGATTACGATAAGAAGCGCGTGTATATCGGTACGGACCCCAAAGGTCACACCGTGGAAATTACCGCGCACGATACGGCGGTTACTCGCACCACTGCCAAGGTTCACGGCAAAGAGGCGGACAAAAAAGGTCCGCAAATTCTGGGTATTACGTTCACCCAATACGCCTGGACAGCACTCGCCATTGAAGGCAAGCGCCACTTTACCCATTTAGACGAACCCGTCGACGAGCCGATTGGCCCAGCTGACCCGGCGACCTATGGTAAAGAAGTGGTGGGCACCCTGTTGGAAAACGTGACTATCTCGTTCTGTGGTCGCGTGGCCGGGTATTTCCGTGGCGACGGACTGGTTATTCGCAACTCACTGTTTAGCGATACCAGCACTGAGGCTATCTATGTGATTGGATCGTCCGACGTCTTGCTGGAACGCAATATTGTTACCCGCAACAATATCGAAAACATCACCGGTTACTTTGCTTCGGCGGTGAAAATTATTAATCAGACTCACCGAGTTGTGGTGCGCGATAACCTGTTGCTTGACCACCCAAACTCTAACGGTGTCTGGTACGACGTGGGTAACCGCGACGGGGTATTTATCAACAACTATGTTGAAGGTGCGAACGTTGCGTTTATGTTTGAAATTTCACAGGGTGTAACGGTTACTGGAAACGTATTCAATAGCAACCAGTTGGGCATGTGGATTTTGAACTCAGCAGACTCCTACGTGTATAACAATACCTTTGTGAACAGCCCCGCACGGATTTCCCGTACTGAGCGCAGTGCCCAGGGCGACCACTTCGACTGGCACCCGGCAACCGGACCCGGTGTGGAAGAACGCTTTGGTCATGTATTTGAGAAAAACCTGATGGTTGCGGACGGCTTTGACACCGGCGCGCTATTGCGTATTGAGCAATGGCCAAAAGTGTGTACCAAGTTGCCGGATTCACCAATGGCAGCCGTAGACGGCAATGTGTATGTGCGCCCGCATAATGAATACAGTGCAGCGGCGGCGCCGTTAGTTAACTGGATTGATAGAAAAGCCGAAAACTGCGAAGTGGGCTACAGTGATCTAGCCGCCTTTCAACAGGGCGCGGGCTACGATAAACACGGCCTGCAACTGGATGGCTCGGCGCGAAGCCTGTTTAAAGCATCTGATTTACGTAACTTTGATTTGCGCGAAGCTTTGCCAATAGACAAGTCTGTCTCTATACCGGCGGACGTCACCAAACTGCTGGGTTGGAGCAAGAAATCAGCGCAGCGCACGGTGGGCGCTTACCCAGCGAAATAA